CTTGTGCTACTGCCATGAATCCTAGCTACGGTGCTGCCCTATTctgcctaatggctatgcttaattCTTGCTATCTTGGTTGTGCACATTTCTGTACATGTTCCAGAGCCACATGCTTGTTTAATCTTGCATTTTTGGCTTGAATTTCTTCCCTGTGCCTCTATTCTAGTTACTGTTCTTGCTAGACACGCATGTGTATTCAATTTGACTGTCCTGGCTTGATTACTAAGTGTATTCCTTGCTATTTGCAAGAACCAGGGCAATGGTATGCTGCCCCttgtgctcaatttcatgtgtatgctcaattgagcattactgttggtttaattgcatgattcagtgatgagcaccaagtgctttacttatttatcttGATCTAGTGGTTCATCCTGTcttggatgtgcttctggatacaatcatttggttatccatttggttatctgtgaaacacttgttgattatctgtggccGATTTAATatctggtccatgctctgttgcttagtgatgctctagcatgccctagcatgctatggcaagctctgatgatcatgtgatcatcaacagctgataattggtttgcttacctgtgcctgtgcattgctgttacctattaatgtgtatgtgtgtggcacagatcagtgctggtgcttgctcaagcatcagctgctacttgcagtgatcctctggatcaataGCAAATGTTTATTCCAGGGTTTgcttgttaatatcaattatctgtgttgctttaattgatggagtggataattgatgtgaactgtgatacagtgatgatcatcacaattgattggtttaggctagatggatgcccacagtggttgggaaccctagcccttctttgaacccaatcagggtgatgatatttgtatttggcttgttggcTTGGCTgtcctagggtttgaggtgaccctggcagtagtcatatgctgccctagggtagctcccctatttgttggctttttgtgatggatagatgctcactggctagtcacttggtgaatttccagtagctttaaTGTTGATAACTAAGATAGGCCCATGTTGCCtatcaatctgatggtttagctaggctaATAGGTGCTTTGTGAATCTGAATGGTTACAAGgagtaaatccatgctggatttctctggttttgacactgtgttgtcacaaccagtgttccctggtttagTTTCCTTCTAACcttggttgtacttgctggcaccaattggtttagtaaccaaatgatgatacacccagggttttcctacccttctgtgctcctgtgatgcaagcaTGCTTAAGTATGAGCAAGGTATAATCTTGCTCAGGcccttgtgtggtatacctcactccagctcctagaaataggtgttggtgtagaggattgcttctgtgatgcttggtttgcttgccctgctcctccttgcaagcttgtggtgctttactccatctggtgcttgctcacagttgacagttcttggtgaagctgtccctggatggtttctggtggcttgttgttcttcctgttctaagtgttcttgctgttcttggtgaacttacccaggatcttgtgtcgatggaatggttagggtttggatggaaaaaggttttatatcatcctctctttgctctcctggtcgacagctgagcctggcaccattttggtgactcccctggcttgtgtgtgttgttgtgcatgcacatagcctggtgagctgcctggttgtgtgtgtgtgcaagtgctgtgcacttggacttgatcCTATCTGTGGCATGGCTCTGCTCGGCAGAGACTTGATCATATCCACTCTTCACCatatatttgctaacctgccaagtggctttgccacttggcttaatacttgattgtttgtgtatgtgtgcaggtaCCAAGTGCTGATCAGGATGAATTCAAGATCATCAAGATCATAGAATTCATGAAAATCACATTGTAGTTTAGTTTATTTagataacttgtaattttcctttttctttttctatttattcaattcttgtaatgtgttgtaatattcattagttccaattctgaatattgtaattgacaatgtatcttgtgtgattattaataaagctcaagtttttccttaatgagctttacttagctgttgtattatttatattcttgcttaatgataattgtgtGTTAAATTATCTCATATTTAACTTAtttgataatcatttgatgtttgaatttgaaattcaaattcaaaatttggtttgaattcattcaaacaacttaatttagagttcaatcatgcaactgaagtttgtgatgcaagctctctcctctcttctcaaaaccctagtttagttgaataaggaacaggtttatcgcactctcaaaaccctaaccctgtaaggtgtcgagagagaaacttgtcccccttcgatgcagttttgttttaaaagcgcgaaatttccccgtaatttacaatgcaatgcacatccctttctaaaatctacccctcgatcgtctctaaacctgggatattacacagaATTAGGGCCCACACAATTTGCTGGGTTTTGGCCGGCTGGGCTGGGTGATGGCACACACAATTTACCATACGACTACCAAATAAACTCCCCTTTGTCTAAAAAAAACCAAATAAACTCCCCTTccctcaaaaataaataaataaataaactccCAAGTCCCAAACCTGGCCGCCTCCCCCAATCCTAGCCCCAATAccctcctcctcccgccgccgctggTGGCACCGCTGGGCAAAGCCTcggtggcgtggcggcggcgggggacccTCTCCGGCTGCATCGGGCAGCAACTCGGCCTGGTTTCCGTCTAGGTTCGCATGAGACGTTGTCGTGATGGTGGAGGCAGCGTCGCATCGGAATAAGAGGGCTGGAGCTCGACCCTCATCTCGGCAAGGCCACTTGTGGCGGCGTCGGCGATCTGCTGGCCAGGTATCCTCCCAGATCTATGGATCTAGGGAGGGTGGTCTCCCCGAGTGCGGTCGATCTTCGAACCCGCCGCGGGTTTTGTGGAGTCTGATTGGGAGTCGAGggagtgttgttgttgttgtcttccCCTTGGCCAgccgtggtggcgagggagaggaagaggatGGCACCACCGTCCTCCTTTTTAAGGTCGCGTGTGCTCTTCTGGTGGTCTGCACAGCGTCTTGCAGCTCCCTCCGGgcggccttggtggcgaggggtGGAGGCGGCTCTACGTGTCAACGCCTGAACCTGCCAGATGGTGGAGCCTTCTACTGGTGGCTTGGGTTTACTGCTCGGGGATCTTTGTCTAGAGGTATTGCTGGCTCTTCCCCATCTCCTGCCTGCCCGATGGTCTGGAAAAGATTATTAGATCTCACCCTCCCTGGTGGGCACTCCTTCGGTGTTCAAAGCCCGGTGTGGCGACGGTGGCAGCAGTGATTCGATGGTGTTGGAAGATGTGTTGCCTCTGACTCCGGTCTCTGTATTTGTTCGGTGACGACGAGGATGATGGGCTTGATTGTGGTCTGAAAGTATGATGTGAGGTCATTTTTTTATAAAATGTTTGGGATTATATTGTATTTTTGTTGTTTGTAATCGATTTCGTCAATGAATTCCATCATTTATTATCTTAAAAAAAAAAGACCACCAAATAAACTCCGCCCGAATTCCCAAATTTCCAATCCGGAAACTCCGATCTTAATACAACCTCCCAAATTTCCAAATTTCCAATCCGTCTCCGACCCGAGCATGCATGTACCTCTCGTCTACACATATGCCTGTAAGTGGTCACGGACCGTCCACGGCACCGCCTGCCCAGCCCAATTAAATCCATTAAGTGAAGGCCCACGGTCAAGGGAGAAAAACTGATGGACAGTAGCGGCctgtccaccaccgccgccacgccGCTCCCTCTGCTCACAACCTCCAACTCCGACAAACGCCATGGAAGATCCGCCCTGCTCACCACCTCCGCATCGAGGATCTTTCCTCCCTCCGTTAAattggccgcctctccctccctcCGCCCCCTTCTCCGGCCACCACCAAGCTAACCCTGCCCCTCGAGCAGAGGAGTCCCGGCCAAATCCGTGGGGAGCAGCCGCCGCCGGCCAAATCCGTGGGGAGCAGCCCACCGCCGGCCAGGTCAGCGAGATCCATGGGGAGATTCAGGGCGGTAAGGAGATCGTACGGAAGAAGAACAGAGATCCATGGGGAGTGCAATTAATGTGTACTCCGTATTAGCGAAAGCTGAATGCGTGTGCTGGCTGATTGGGCATTGAGGTGCTAGCCGCGCTGACTTTTCCTCCTTTAGCGCTGGCGGGTTTAATCGGGCTGACGGATGCCCGCTAAGGATGAGCTATTTATACGGCCATGAAGTGACAGCCCGTTCAACTTCTACGGACAGAAAAGGGCACTTGGTGGGCCGCCGCTAGCCTGCCCACTTACAGGCTGATCTACACATGTCCATATATAGCTCGTTTACCCTTCTCTGCCCAGCAGTTGAGTCGAGCGTCATGGTCTTCTGCAGCTGCAAGCGATCTGCCACCGTCCACGCGACACGAGGATCATCAGCAACAAGCACCAGCATCGGCAGCACGGCGGACTACGAGTACGACCAGGACCACGCGTCAAGCCTCGGCAAGGGCAACTTCGGCGTGGTCGTCAAGGCGCGGCACCGAGCCACGGGAAACACCGTCGCAATCAAGTCCCTCGGCTGCACCGACGACGACACCGCCACCGACGCCGGCCAGATGCTCCTGCGCGAGGCTCGCTTCCTGACCGAGGCGTCCAGCGGAAACCCTCACGTCGTCGGCTCCCACGGGCTCGTGCTCGACCCGGCCACTAGCAACCACTGCCTCGTAATGGAGTACGTCGGGCCGAAGAACCTCGCCGATTTCCTGGCGGCGGGCAGGCCACCCCTCCCCGAAGCCACCGTGCGCGCCTTCGTGCGGCAGCTCCTCGCCGGGGCCAACACGATGCACAAGCGCCGCATCGTCCACCGCGACATCAAGCCGGCCAACGTCCTCGTCGGGGAGGACGAAGAAACGGTCAAGATCTGCGACCTCGGGCTGGCCATGTCCCTGGCGATGGAGCGGCAGCCGTACGGCAGGGCCGGCACAGCGTCCTACATGGCGCCCGAGGTGCTCCTGTGGAAGCCGGACTACGACGGGCGGGTGGACGCGTGGTCGCTCGGGTGCGTCATGGCCGAGATGCTCACCGGCGGCGATACGCTGTTCGAGTTCAAGGGCGACGATGCGCGCCAGCTCCTAAgcatcttctccgtgcttggggtGCCGGACTGGCCAGG
This region of Lolium perenne isolate Kyuss_39 chromosome 2, Kyuss_2.0, whole genome shotgun sequence genomic DNA includes:
- the LOC127328568 gene encoding putative cyclin-dependent kinase F-2; amino-acid sequence: MVFCSCKRSATVHATRGSSATSTSIGSTADYEYDQDHASSLGKGNFGVVVKARHRATGNTVAIKSLGCTDDDTATDAGQMLLREARFLTEASSGNPHVVGSHGLVLDPATSNHCLVMEYVGPKNLADFLAAGRPPLPEATVRAFVRQLLAGANTMHKRRIVHRDIKPANVLVGEDEETVKICDLGLAMSLAMERQPYGRAGTASYMAPEVLLWKPDYDGRVDAWSLGCVMAEMLTGGDTLFEFKGDDARQLLSIFSVLGVPDWPGVTSLLGRQGSRLRELFPIETLSEDGFQVLEGLLACNPRKRLTAAAALKLPWFSASAASPADVAKVSTFALLRKKVEVVLPVRKRLRAKIIQPKKKTQIPFESIVTKLVQHIRLVR